A portion of the Ricinus communis isolate WT05 ecotype wild-type chromosome 10, ASM1957865v1, whole genome shotgun sequence genome contains these proteins:
- the LOC8288444 gene encoding protein translocase subunit SecA, producing MQSPRFLINISKQNPKSLFLFYSRSNTRLISSQQHRFIFSTASAYSWMDSIKGVFTGQKGDSKDTAVQSFTLIRFADELKNARRVGSFKKFIVGRSSEATFSDAFEKMERIIRYLSGFDPTGENLQTTQKQEAAKHCNCTIAEVERSLAQFTWAKEAQKKLQKLKEEGKPAPKSIAEIQKLMGSTPLELARSNLAKSGQLSRNALCPCGSKKRYKRCCGKDEKV from the exons ATGCAATCTCCAAGATTCCTAATCAACATTTCCaaacaaaaccctaaatccCTCTTCTTATTCTACAGTCGCAGCAACACTCGCCTAATTTCATCACAGCAACACCGCTTCATCTTCTCAACAGCATCGGCGTACTCATGGATGGACTCAATTAAAGGAGTCTTTACCGGACAAAAAGGAGACTCCAAAGACACCGCAGTGCAGTCCTTCACTCTAATTC ggTTTGCTGATGAGTTAAAGAATGCAAGAAGAGTTGGGTcgttcaaaaaatttatagtagGTAGAAGCAGTGAAGCCACATTTTCTGATGCATTTGAAAAAATGGAACGGATTATTAGATATCTTAGTGGATTTGATCCTACTGGGGag aaccttcaaacaactcaaaagCAAGAAGCTGCAAAGCATTGTAATTGCACTATAGCTGAAGTTGAGAGATCGCTTGCGCAGTTTACCTGGGCTAAAGAAGCGCAAAAGAAGCTTCAGAAGTTAAAAGAAGAAGGGAAACCTGCACCGAAGAGCATAGCCGAG ATCCAAAAGCTGATGGGGTCAACACCATTAGAACTTGCTAGGTCTAATTTGGCTAAGAGTGGGCAGTTAAGCAGAAATGCGCTCTGTCCATGCGGTTCCAAGAAGAGATACAAACG GTGCTGTGGAAAGGATGAGAAGGTTTAA
- the LOC8288446 gene encoding LOW QUALITY PROTEIN: kinesin-like protein KIN-14U (The sequence of the model RefSeq protein was modified relative to this genomic sequence to represent the inferred CDS: deleted 1 base in 1 codon): MRSNLDCVDRMVMESELLNLQPPPTIYTDVNIVPEQEKNSLMQSISNLEGEIAQLKQKERSLTKKRKEALNKILDIKGCIRVFCRIRPFLLTEWRRIHEPVLIESEKVVIKYLGSMKAFRFDKVFNQAATQEDVFTDVEPILRSALDGYNVCIFAYGQTGTGKTFTMDGTNDQPGIIPRALEELYHQASLDTSYSVTFSMSMLEVYMGNLRDLLAPKVAYKSYEAAARCNLNIQTDPKGLVEIEGLTEVKIPDLAKAKWWYSKGRRARSTSWTNVNETSSRSHCLMRINISRHGDDLKAKAKVSKLWMVDLGGSERLLKTGATGQTLDEGRAINLSLSALGDVIAALRKKRGHVPYRNSKLTQILKDSLGDSSKVIMLVHVSPCVEDVGETICSLSFANRARAIETNGELPADLIKQRRKRISELEEDMREAEEGCQKIRNQIQTAKFLLIENKKLLVTTYQLPDKEESPRSLAEDHLQVTETPSITETRTKRSLITSLPRFMTSTVASRQRQSVAEKEIVRKAGSFRSGSRSSVQFLASQSLSYSDLRLKTLLRDSKKKSRYAEAKTIATQSLKCNDTDLRTATLPRSKMVTSSDPNLRITLCRHRRRMSDLI; encoded by the exons ATGAGATCAAACCTGGATTGCGTTGATAGGATGGTAATGGAATCTGAATTGTTGAATTTACAGCCACCACCCACCATTTACACTGATGTAAATATAGTTCCTGAGCAAGAAAAGAATTCGCTTATGCAATCCATATCAAATCTAGAAG GAGAAATTGCTCAGTTGAAACAGAAGGAGAGGTCATTGACCAAGAAGCGTAAAGAAGCATTGAATAAGATATTAGATATTAAAG GCTGTATTAGAGTATTTTGCCGAATTAGACCATTTCTACTGACAGAGTGGAGAAGAATTCATGAACCCGTGTTAATTGAGTCAGAAAAGGTTGTAATCAAATATTTAGGAAGTATGAAAGCATTCAGatttgataaagttttcaatCAAGCAGCTACTCAAG AGGATGTTTTTACTGATGTTGAGCCAATCCTTAGATCTGCACTTGATGGGTACAATGTATGTATATTCGCTTATGGTCAAACTGGCACTGGCAAGACATTTACAATG GATGGCACAAATGACCAGCCGGGGATCATCCCTAGGGCTCTTGAAGAGCTTTATCATCAAGCTTCTTTGGACACCTCTTATTCTGTAACATTTTCCATGAGCATGTTGGAAGTTTACATGGGAAATCTGAGAGATCTACTAGCTCCAAAAGTTGCATATAAATCGTATGAGGCAGCAGCAAGATG CAATCTTAACATACAAACAGATCCGAAGGGATTGGTGGAAATTGAGGGATTAACAGAGGTCAAAATTCCAGATTTAGCAAAAGCAAAATGGTGGTACAGCAAGGGTCGACGAGCTAGATCAACTTCATGGACTAATGTGAATGAGACATCAAGCAGGTCGCACTG CTTAATGAGGATCAACATTTCTCGACATGGAGATGATTTGAAAGCTAAAGCCAAAGTAAGCAAACTGTGGATGGTGGATCTTGGAGGTAGTGAACGCTTGTTAAAAACAGGGGCTACAGGGCAGACACTTGATGAAGGAAGGGCCATAAATCTCTCT CTTTCTGCTTTAGGAGATGTTATTGCTGCTCTCAGAAAGAAGAGAGGTCATGTGCCTTACAG AAATAGCAAGCTAACTCAAATCCTGAAAGATTCCTTAG GTGACAGTTCAAAGGTTATAATGCTTGTGCATGTAAGCCCTTGTGTGGAAGACGTTGGAGAGACAATTTGTTCTTTAAGCTTTGCAAATAGAGCAAGAGCAATTGAAACCAATGGAGAACTGCCAGCG gacctaatcaagcaaaggcGGAAAAGAATCTCAGAGCTTGAAGAAGACATGAGAGAAGCTGAAGAAGGATGCCAGAAGATCAGGAATCAAATACAAACGGCAAAGTTCcttttaattgaaaacaagaaACTTCTTGTAACCACATACCAACTCCCTGACAAAGAAGAGTCACCTAGAAGTCTTGCAGAAGATCATTTGCAAGTCACTGAAACTCCTTCAATTACTGAAACCAGAACTAAGAGAAGCTTGATTACTTCTCTCCCAAGATTCATGACTTCTACCGTAGCTAGTCGTCAAAGGCAAAGTGTTGCCGAGAAGGAGATTGTCAGAAAAGCAGGAAGTTTCAGGTCAGGTTCAAGAAGTTCAGTCCAGTTCTTGGCTTCTCAGTCCCTCAGTTATTCAGATTTGCGTCTCAAAACACTTCTACgggattcaaaaaaaaaatcacggTATGCTGAGGCAAAAACTATTGCCACCCAAAGTCTCAAATGCAATGACACAGATTTGAGGACAGCGACATTGCCTCGGAGCAAGATGGTTACTTCATCAGATCCAAACTTGAGAATTACACTTTGTCGCCATAGAAGACGAATGTCTGATCTAATCTAA